One segment of Candidatus Bathyarchaeota archaeon DNA contains the following:
- a CDS encoding 30S ribosomal protein S12, translating into MSKSSRGLFAARKLKKNRKKFRWKYSSYKRRMLGLDIKADPLEGAPQARGIVLEKVGIECRQPNSAVRKAVRVQLIKNGKVITAFLPGDGALNFIDEHDEVHIGGIGGAEGKAMGDIPGIRFSVFKVNNVSLDALMSGKKEKPRR; encoded by the coding sequence ATGAGTAAATCTTCAAGAGGACTTTTTGCAGCAAGAAAATTAAAGAAAAATAGGAAAAAGTTTAGGTGGAAATATTCCTCCTACAAGAGGAGAATGTTAGGGTTAGATATCAAAGCTGACCCACTTGAAGGTGCTCCTCAGGCTAGAGGAATAGTTCTTGAAAAAGTCGGGATCGAATGTAGGCAGCCTAACAGTGCTGTTAGAAAAGCCGTTAGGGTTCAATTGATCAAAAATGGTAAAGTAATAACCGCATTTCTGCCTGGTGATGGGGCTTTGAATTTTATCGATGAACACGATGAAGTACATATTGGTGGAATTGGGGGGGCTGAAGGTAAAGCCATGGGCGACATACCTGGAATAAGATTCAGCGTTTTCAAAGTTAATAACGTATCTTTAGATGCTTTAATGTCCGGCAAGAAAGAAAAACCTAGACGTTAA